A window of the Kosakonia radicincitans DSM 16656 genome harbors these coding sequences:
- a CDS encoding cytochrome ubiquinol oxidase subunit I yields MPDISPETALLLARTQFAFTIGFHIVLAAFTIGLAQFLMLLEGMWLWRRQQVWLSLWRYWSKIFALNVAVGVVTGVVMEFAFGTNWSGLASRTGAVLGPMLYMEVLVAFFLEAGFMGVMLFGMGKVRPWVHFMATCIVALGSFFSAFWILAANSWMQTPDGFAIGADGRFRPVDWWAVIFNPSFPWRMAHMVAAALLGTACLVAASGAWHLLRDARHPAARKMFSLGMWMLVVMAPLQIVLGDLHGENTRDHQPVKLAAMEGSWNPPPPGEGEPMRLFALPDMAEQRNRYEVAIPNIGSLYLRHNLSGTIHSLNQYPADERPWVPLVFWSFRLMVGLGLLMATAGIAGLVVRLRGRLWRARWLHKLMVLMAPAGFIAMLAGWVVTEAGRQPWTVYGLLRTDESASPIAPGLLLGSLATTVTVYLLLFSLGLWFLLRLLAHPPQPDEESAMPEVAQRTGRGTDE; encoded by the coding sequence ATGCCTGACATCAGCCCGGAAACGGCCCTGCTGCTGGCGCGTACGCAATTTGCTTTTACCATCGGCTTTCATATCGTGCTGGCGGCGTTCACCATTGGCCTCGCGCAGTTTCTGATGCTACTGGAAGGGATGTGGCTTTGGCGCAGGCAGCAGGTCTGGCTCAGCCTGTGGCGCTACTGGAGCAAAATCTTCGCCCTTAATGTTGCCGTCGGCGTGGTGACCGGCGTGGTGATGGAGTTTGCTTTTGGTACCAACTGGAGCGGGCTGGCGAGCCGGACAGGCGCGGTGCTCGGACCGATGCTCTATATGGAAGTGCTGGTGGCGTTCTTTCTTGAAGCCGGTTTTATGGGCGTGATGCTGTTCGGCATGGGCAAGGTGCGGCCGTGGGTCCATTTTATGGCGACCTGCATTGTGGCGCTGGGATCGTTTTTCAGTGCTTTCTGGATCCTCGCGGCGAATTCGTGGATGCAAACGCCGGACGGTTTTGCCATCGGCGCGGATGGACGCTTTCGTCCCGTGGACTGGTGGGCAGTCATTTTTAACCCGTCGTTTCCGTGGCGGATGGCGCACATGGTGGCGGCCGCGCTGCTCGGCACCGCCTGCCTGGTGGCGGCCAGCGGCGCATGGCATTTACTGCGCGATGCGCGTCATCCGGCGGCGCGCAAAATGTTCTCTCTCGGCATGTGGATGCTGGTGGTAATGGCACCGCTGCAAATCGTGCTCGGCGATCTGCATGGCGAAAACACCCGCGATCACCAGCCGGTAAAACTGGCGGCGATGGAAGGGAGCTGGAACCCGCCGCCGCCGGGCGAAGGCGAGCCGATGCGGCTGTTTGCGCTGCCGGATATGGCCGAACAGCGTAACCGTTATGAAGTCGCCATCCCCAATATCGGTTCGCTCTATCTGCGCCATAACCTGAGCGGTACCATTCATAGCCTCAATCAATACCCCGCCGACGAGCGACCATGGGTACCGCTGGTGTTCTGGTCTTTTCGCCTGATGGTCGGCCTTGGTCTGTTGATGGCCACGGCGGGTATTGCCGGGCTGGTGGTGCGCCTGCGCGGCCGTCTGTGGCGCGCGCGCTGGCTGCATAAACTGATGGTGCTGATGGCACCCGCCGGGTTTATCGCCATGCTGGCGGGCTGGGTGGTGACGGAAGCCGGACGCCAGCCGTGGACGGTATATGGCCTGCTGCGCACCGACGAAAGCGCATCGCCGATAGCCCCGGGTTTACTGCTGGGTTCTCTGGCGACGACCGTCACCGTTTATCTGCTGCTGTTCAGCCTCGGGCTGTGGTTTCTGCTGCGTTTGCTCGCGCACCCGCCGCAGCCGGACGAAGAGAGCGCAATGCCAGAAGTGGCGCAACGCACGGGAAGAGGAACCGATGAATGA
- a CDS encoding cytochrome d ubiquinol oxidase subunit II, which yields MSDVLGLPWLQTLSAAALVLSVWIYVLLDGTDLGTGMLCGLQRDAASRKTINLSLLPVWDGNETWLVLAAGGLLGLFPLAYAIILSALYVPVFAMLLALVVRGMAIEYRHHVPRLFDAMLVGGSLLASLAQGTIVGCLIEGIPNDGQQFNGTGGEWFSPFPLYCALALVVGYCLMGAGWLNWRCTGALQQWGRRAILPLGVLAALLVAGLLFWTGHLQETWRRHLLNPWLWLPMLSVAVIAAAGLGFSLARRYAFMPLAAILVLVSCALGALVFTLFPFIVPVNVMIHQAAAPPETQKFLLISFALLAPITLLYNSWGFRVFSGKIE from the coding sequence ATGAGTGACGTGTTGGGTTTACCCTGGCTGCAAACGCTGTCGGCGGCGGCGCTGGTGCTGAGCGTGTGGATCTACGTGCTGCTTGATGGCACCGATCTCGGCACCGGTATGCTGTGTGGATTGCAGCGCGATGCCGCTTCCCGTAAGACGATTAATCTCTCATTGCTGCCGGTGTGGGACGGTAACGAAACCTGGCTGGTGCTGGCGGCAGGCGGGCTGCTCGGGCTGTTCCCGCTGGCGTACGCCATTATTCTCAGCGCGCTGTATGTCCCGGTTTTTGCCATGCTGCTGGCGCTGGTCGTGCGTGGGATGGCGATCGAGTATCGTCACCACGTCCCGCGCCTGTTCGATGCGATGCTGGTGGGCGGCTCATTACTGGCGAGCCTCGCGCAAGGCACCATTGTTGGCTGTCTGATCGAGGGTATTCCGAATGACGGCCAGCAGTTTAACGGCACCGGCGGCGAGTGGTTCAGCCCGTTTCCTCTGTATTGTGCGCTGGCACTGGTGGTCGGTTACTGCCTGATGGGGGCCGGCTGGTTGAACTGGCGCTGCACTGGAGCATTGCAACAGTGGGGCAGGCGCGCGATCCTGCCGCTTGGCGTGCTCGCCGCGTTACTGGTGGCGGGATTACTCTTCTGGACGGGGCACTTACAGGAAACCTGGCGTCGCCATCTGCTGAACCCGTGGCTGTGGCTGCCGATGCTCAGCGTGGCGGTAATCGCCGCCGCCGGGTTAGGGTTCAGCCTTGCGCGGCGCTACGCGTTTATGCCGCTGGCGGCGATCCTCGTGCTGGTGAGCTGTGCGTTGGGCGCGCTGGTGTTTACCCTGTTTCCGTTTATCGTTCCGGTTAATGTGATGATTCACCAGGCGGCCGCGCCGCCAGAAACGCAAAAATTTCTGTTGATCAGTTTTGCGTTACTGGCGCCCATTACGCTGCTTTATAACAGCTGGGGATTTCGCGTTTTCAGCGGCAAGATTGAGTAA
- the cydB gene encoding cytochrome d ubiquinol oxidase subunit II, protein MGIDLSLIWFVIIVFATLMYIVMDGFDLGIGILFPAIQDGGERDVMVNSVAPVWDGNETWLVLGGAGLFGAFPLAYAVIADALAIPLTLMLIGLIFRGVAFEFRFKATPNHKPFWDKSFLAGSLLATFMQGVVVGAVINGFAVTGRTFSGSSLDWLTPFNLFCGIGLIITYGLLGASWLVMKSEGNLQQKMRVVARTLLLALLVAMAAISLWTPLSHAAIAERWFSQPNIWFFAPVPLLVILFSVWLWHTLSNVQYHILPFVLTLGLVFLGFSGLGISIWPHIIPPDITLWQAAAPPQSQGFMLVGALLIIPVILVYTFWSYYVFRGKIQHGAGYH, encoded by the coding sequence ATGGGCATCGATTTATCGCTTATCTGGTTTGTCATCATCGTCTTTGCCACGCTGATGTATATCGTGATGGACGGCTTCGATCTGGGCATCGGTATTCTTTTCCCGGCGATTCAGGACGGCGGCGAACGGGACGTTATGGTGAACAGCGTCGCGCCGGTGTGGGATGGTAACGAAACCTGGCTGGTGCTCGGCGGCGCCGGGCTTTTTGGCGCGTTTCCTCTTGCTTATGCGGTGATCGCCGATGCGCTGGCTATTCCGCTGACATTAATGTTGATCGGTCTTATTTTTCGCGGCGTGGCGTTTGAGTTTCGTTTTAAAGCCACGCCGAATCACAAACCATTCTGGGATAAGTCCTTTCTCGCCGGATCGCTGCTGGCGACCTTTATGCAGGGCGTGGTGGTCGGCGCGGTGATCAACGGTTTTGCCGTCACCGGCCGCACCTTCAGCGGCAGTTCGCTCGACTGGCTGACGCCCTTTAACCTGTTCTGCGGCATTGGGCTGATCATCACTTATGGCCTGCTGGGCGCCAGCTGGCTGGTAATGAAAAGTGAAGGAAACCTGCAACAGAAAATGCGTGTTGTCGCCAGAACGCTGTTGCTGGCGCTGCTGGTGGCGATGGCCGCGATCAGCCTGTGGACGCCGCTTTCCCATGCGGCGATCGCCGAACGCTGGTTCAGCCAGCCGAATATCTGGTTTTTTGCCCCGGTTCCGCTGCTGGTGATCCTCTTCAGCGTCTGGTTATGGCATACGCTGAGCAACGTGCAATACCATATTTTGCCGTTCGTTTTGACGCTGGGGCTGGTTTTCCTCGGCTTTAGCGGGCTGGGCATCAGTATCTGGCCGCATATTATTCCACCGGATATCACGCTGTGGCAGGCCGCCGCGCCGCCGCAAAGCCAGGGCTTTATGCTGGTTGGTGCCCTGCTGATTATTCCGGTGATCCTGGTTTATACCTTCTGGAGCTACTACGTGTTTCGCGGAAAAATCCAGCATGGCGCGGGGTATCACTGA
- a CDS encoding DUF1641 domain-containing protein, giving the protein MAKSIEYQPEPAKIGPDAHEELDRLLETLHQHGVLRLLNDLVAANNEVAQILVNGLQRQGTLNAIQNISLMLMALSSLPPDRVYKLAFGLRDLAEVISQPKADDEEKAPGVHGAWKMLQDDDLWRALRPLLHGLAAFSRRMEESVDKPISAFTGKPSDA; this is encoded by the coding sequence ATGGCGAAATCGATTGAGTATCAGCCGGAACCGGCAAAAATCGGGCCGGACGCCCACGAAGAACTGGATCGCCTGCTGGAAACCCTGCACCAGCACGGCGTGCTGCGGTTACTGAACGATCTGGTCGCGGCGAACAACGAAGTCGCGCAGATCCTCGTCAACGGCTTGCAGCGCCAGGGTACGCTGAATGCCATCCAGAATATCTCGCTGATGCTGATGGCGCTCTCTTCACTGCCGCCGGATCGCGTCTATAAACTGGCCTTTGGCCTGCGTGATTTGGCAGAGGTGATAAGCCAGCCAAAAGCGGATGATGAGGAAAAAGCGCCCGGCGTACACGGGGCGTGGAAGATGTTGCAGGATGACGATCTGTGGCGTGCGTTACGGCCGCTGCTCCATGGGCTGGCGGCGTTTTCCCGGCGGATGGAGGAGTCGGTAGACAAGCCGATATCCGCCTTTACCGGTAAGCCCAGCGATGCCTGA
- a CDS encoding DUF2474 family protein: MSFKRSAPKIMWFVGLWFASVLALFLVSSVLRLLMSMAGLRA, translated from the coding sequence ATGTCATTTAAACGTAGCGCACCGAAAATCATGTGGTTTGTTGGGCTGTGGTTTGCCAGCGTGCTGGCCCTGTTTCTCGTCAGCTCTGTGCTCAGGCTGCTGATGTCAATGGCCGGGCTACGCGCGTAA